In Eriocheir sinensis breed Jianghai 21 chromosome 29, ASM2467909v1, whole genome shotgun sequence, a single genomic region encodes these proteins:
- the LOC127004919 gene encoding 2-methoxy-6-polyprenyl-1,4-benzoquinol methylase, mitochondrial-like — protein sequence MSWLAACRLLHVGARVASRELRCASTASGRGRGEYSAEKETHFGFENVSEEEKAQKVHKVFENVASKYDLMNDLMSGGIHRAWKDCFVSRLHPRPNTKLLDVAGGTGDIVFRYVQHLRHARGKRGTGAAAASPQDTTTTTTDTTTSSDSDNSRPLYEISVCDISENMLSVGRHRAEALGYRGIDWVCGDAQNLPFEDDEFDCYTIAFGIRNVVDVQKALDEAYRVLKPGGRFMCLEFSYVSNPAVRWVYDQYSFNVIPAMGQVVAGDWASYQYLVQSIRKFPDQDTFKEMIEDSGFRNVTYENMTFGVAAIHSGFKI from the exons ATGTCCTGGCTCGCTGCTTGCCGGCTGCTTCATGTCGGTGCTCGGGTGGCCTCCAGGGAGCTGCGGTGCGCCTCCACAGCCTCGGGGCGCGGCAGGGGCGAGTACTCGGCAGAAAAGGAGACTCACTTTGGCTTTGAGAACGTGTCTGAAGAGGAAAAGGCCCAGAAAG TGCACAAAGTCTTCGAGAATGTGGCCAGCAAGTATGACCTCATGAATGACCTGATGTCGGGCGGAATCCACCGGGCATGGAAGGACTGCTTTGTGTCGCGCCTCCACCCAAGACCCAACACCAAGCTGCTGGACGTGGCAGGTGGAACAG GTGACATTGTGTTCCGCTACGTTCAGCACCTCCGCCATGctagagggaagagagggactggtgctgctgctgcctcccctcaagacaccaccacaaccacaactgacaccaccaccagcagcgacAGTGATAACAGCCGTCCACTCTATGAG ATCAGCGTGTGTGACATCAGCGAAAACATGTTGAGTGTGGGGAGGCACCGCGCCGAGGCCTTGGGCTACCGCGGCATTGACTGGGTGTGTGGTGACGCCCAGAACCTCCCCTTTGAAGACGACGAGTTTGACTGCTACACGATCGCTTTTGGCATCAGGAACGTGGTCGATGTGCAGAAG GCTCTGGATGAAGCTTACCGAGTGCTGAAGCCTGGCGGAAGATTCATGTGCCTTGAGTTCAGCTACGTCAGCAACCCCGCCGTGAGATG GGTGTATGACCAGTACTCCTTCAACGTGATCCCCGCCATGGGCCAGGTGGTTGCCGGGGACTGGGCCAGCTATCAGTACCTTGTCCAGAGCATCAGAAAGTTCCCAGACCAG GATACGTTCAAGGAGATGATCGAGGACTCCGGCTTCAGGAACGTGACCTACGAAAACATGACCTTTGGAGTGGCGGCCATACACAGCGGGTTCAAGATctga